In one Desulfobaculum bizertense DSM 18034 genomic region, the following are encoded:
- a CDS encoding L-serine ammonia-lyase, iron-sulfur-dependent, subunit alpha: MDSLKELYKLGNGPSSSHTMGPQKAAQMFRERTPHAARYRVTLYGSLAATGKGHLTDWIIEKTLKPIETEIVWKADEVKPFHTNGMLFESLDTLGESTEQWEVFSVGGGTIAEASSTSRGSKNIYPHSKLLDIMRFCREENIELWEYVERYEDSDLWDFLREMWEAMVTAMDRGLQKTGVLPGELKYPRKANSFFKKARLQAKHLKSTGMTFAYALAVSEENASGGLVVTAPTCGSAGLVPAVLRSLKEEYDVSEDELLRALAIGGLIGNLVKENASISGAEVGCQGEVGTACAMAAAMAAYLFGGTLSQIDYAAEMALEHHLGMTCDPVAGYVQVPCIERNAVSAVRALDAAEYTLFTDGDHCISFDQVVLTMGETGRDLKCGYKETSLAGLAKYSPACRFRL, from the coding sequence ATGGATTCCTTGAAGGAACTCTATAAACTGGGCAATGGCCCCTCCAGCAGTCACACTATGGGACCGCAAAAGGCCGCCCAGATGTTTCGCGAACGCACTCCGCACGCTGCCCGCTACAGGGTCACGCTCTACGGAAGCCTTGCCGCGACTGGCAAAGGACATCTCACCGACTGGATTATTGAGAAGACTCTCAAACCAATCGAAACCGAGATTGTCTGGAAAGCCGACGAGGTCAAACCGTTCCACACCAACGGAATGCTTTTTGAGTCCCTCGACACTCTCGGCGAAAGCACCGAGCAGTGGGAAGTCTTTAGCGTTGGCGGTGGCACTATTGCCGAAGCCAGCTCAACAAGCCGAGGTTCAAAAAACATATATCCCCACAGCAAGCTTCTCGACATCATGCGTTTTTGTCGCGAAGAAAACATTGAGCTGTGGGAGTATGTTGAGCGTTACGAAGATTCTGACTTATGGGATTTTCTGCGCGAAATGTGGGAGGCAATGGTTACGGCAATGGACCGGGGTTTACAGAAAACAGGCGTTTTGCCCGGTGAGCTGAAATACCCTCGTAAGGCAAATTCCTTTTTCAAAAAGGCCCGGCTTCAGGCAAAGCATCTGAAATCCACAGGTATGACTTTTGCCTACGCCCTTGCTGTCTCAGAAGAAAACGCCTCTGGCGGTCTCGTCGTGACAGCTCCTACATGTGGCTCCGCCGGACTCGTGCCTGCGGTATTGCGTTCACTCAAGGAAGAATACGACGTCAGCGAAGATGAACTTCTTCGTGCCCTCGCTATCGGTGGCCTCATCGGCAATCTGGTCAAAGAAAATGCCTCCATATCCGGCGCAGAAGTCGGATGCCAGGGCGAAGTGGGAACGGCCTGCGCGATGGCCGCTGCCATGGCTGCCTACCTCTTTGGCGGCACCCTCAGCCAGATTGACTATGCAGCAGAAATGGCCCTCGAGCATCACCTCGGCATGACCTGCGACCCCGTCGCGGGCTATGTTCAGGTGCCCTGCATCGAACGAAACGCCGTCTCCGCTGTCCGCGCCCTCGACGCAGCAGAGTACACCCTCTTTACTGACGGAGATCACTGCATCAGCTTCGACCAGGTCGTTTTGACCATGGGAGAAACCGGCCGCGATCTGAAATGTGGCTACAAGGAAACGTCCCTCGCAGGTCTTGCCAAGTACTCCCCTGCGTGCCGATTCCGTCTCTAA
- a CDS encoding amidohydrolase, giving the protein MPLHPHVVKRFDELKAIRTHLHTCPEIGTETAGTVAFITSKLDEYGLSYEAIGENSVLAKVDGKAPGKTVAFRGDMDGLVTQEETGLPYASQTDGRMHACGHDGHTTTMLALAQYLSTYRDFDGTILLLFQSGEEGYGGAKKVIEDGLFEKYSIDLMFGYHNWPGEDPDKIIVHQGPCMASEDRFDIKVTGRSGHASMPHGCIEPFAAVADMIKAAQTIIPRKVSAHDKAVISITQVHGGSAYNIIPDDVMIRGNVRTVDGGVQDCIESSLATVVDGVAKTYGVEAEFTYYRKHPVLMNSTPELAIAAAERVVGKENVLTNVLPAMGSEDYAFFMEHTKGCFVWVGNGENSPLLHNSKYDFNDEAMLTAASLFIELIHDVM; this is encoded by the coding sequence ATGCCTTTGCATCCGCACGTCGTGAAACGCTTTGACGAACTCAAAGCCATTCGCACACATCTGCACACCTGCCCTGAAATCGGAACCGAAACAGCCGGTACGGTTGCCTTCATCACGTCCAAGCTGGACGAGTATGGACTCAGCTACGAAGCCATTGGTGAGAACTCTGTTTTAGCCAAGGTCGACGGCAAAGCTCCCGGAAAAACAGTCGCATTCCGCGGAGACATGGACGGTCTGGTAACTCAGGAAGAAACAGGTCTGCCCTACGCGTCTCAAACAGACGGCAGAATGCACGCCTGCGGACATGACGGGCACACGACGACCATGCTTGCCCTTGCACAGTACCTCTCCACCTACCGGGACTTTGACGGCACTATCCTGCTCTTGTTCCAGTCCGGTGAAGAAGGATACGGCGGAGCAAAAAAGGTCATCGAAGATGGATTATTTGAAAAGTACTCCATCGACCTTATGTTCGGGTATCACAACTGGCCCGGCGAAGACCCAGACAAGATTATCGTCCATCAGGGCCCATGTATGGCCTCTGAGGACCGCTTTGACATCAAGGTCACCGGCCGAAGCGGACACGCATCCATGCCTCATGGCTGCATTGAACCGTTCGCCGCTGTTGCCGACATGATCAAGGCTGCTCAAACAATCATCCCACGCAAGGTTTCTGCCCACGACAAGGCAGTTATCAGCATCACGCAGGTGCACGGCGGAAGCGCGTACAACATCATCCCCGATGATGTCATGATTCGCGGCAATGTCCGCACTGTAGACGGTGGAGTTCAGGACTGTATTGAGTCCTCTCTCGCTACTGTTGTTGATGGCGTGGCCAAGACCTATGGCGTCGAGGCAGAATTCACTTATTACCGCAAGCATCCTGTGCTCATGAACTCCACTCCGGAGCTGGCTATTGCCGCTGCCGAGCGGGTTGTGGGCAAAGAAAACGTGCTGACCAACGTCCTCCCTGCAATGGGTTCCGAAGACTATGCGTTCTTCATGGAGCACACCAAGGGCTGTTTCGTCTGGGTTGGTAACGGTGAAAACTCGCCCCTCTTGCACAACAGCAAGTACGACTTCAATGACGAGGCCATGCTCACCGCAGCCAGCCTCTTCATCGAACTCATTCACGACGTCATGTAA
- a CDS encoding DUF3100 domain-containing protein yields MIDAIKNVKVHLLVLVLVVVSELIGTLTFNVGPGKLVLLPMLYAVFIGTFLGPKFAKVVNDKDMVNSSALVSLTLMLLMARYGTLVGPKFYEILKAGPALILQEFGNIGTLLIGIPIAMFLGLKRESIGAAHSIAREPNVALIGDIYGLDTAEGRGVMGVYICGTVFGTIFFGLAASFISIFNIFHPYALAMASGVGSASMMTATVGSLSAIYPEMAEKIQAFGVASNTLSGLDGVYMSMLIALPMSNKLYGMLYRLKYGKSEEA; encoded by the coding sequence ATGATTGACGCAATCAAAAACGTCAAAGTGCACCTGCTCGTTCTGGTGCTCGTGGTTGTTTCCGAACTTATCGGAACTTTGACGTTCAATGTCGGCCCGGGAAAGCTCGTCCTTCTGCCCATGCTTTATGCCGTTTTCATCGGCACCTTCCTTGGCCCCAAATTTGCCAAGGTGGTCAACGACAAAGACATGGTGAACTCCAGTGCTCTGGTCAGCCTAACTCTGATGCTCCTTATGGCGCGCTATGGCACGCTCGTTGGACCCAAATTTTATGAAATCCTGAAAGCAGGCCCGGCCCTGATTCTCCAGGAGTTTGGTAACATCGGCACCCTGCTCATCGGTATTCCGATCGCCATGTTCCTCGGCCTGAAGCGTGAGTCCATTGGTGCAGCCCACTCCATCGCCCGTGAGCCAAACGTTGCCCTTATCGGCGACATCTACGGTCTGGACACAGCAGAAGGTCGCGGCGTCATGGGTGTCTACATCTGTGGCACCGTTTTTGGCACCATATTCTTTGGCCTCGCCGCATCATTCATTTCCATTTTTAATATCTTCCACCCATACGCACTGGCTATGGCCTCCGGCGTTGGCAGTGCAAGCATGATGACAGCCACCGTTGGTAGCCTCTCCGCCATTTATCCTGAAATGGCAGAAAAAATTCAGGCTTTTGGCGTTGCAAGTAATACCCTGTCCGGTCTGGACGGTGTGTACATGTCCATGCTTATTGCACTTCCCATGTCTAACAAGCTTTACGGCATGCTGTACCGACTGAAGTACGGCAAAAGTGAGGAGGCCTAA
- a CDS encoding TetR/AcrR family transcriptional regulator: MTKTQDRLKIRQQRTMTYFIEAANQIIKEEGIEAVTIRKTADLAGYASATLYNYFDNLTHLIFLATMNYLEEYNAALPQRLTECENSVERYMAVCKCFSEYAYEDPEIYEHLFFSHGDEKLEEYMHQYYELFPEKVILDWPEPLNKIFQINNIYSRSSMMLTDCVNDGYMTEDAAKDFNEVNMMIFKCILQDVRDDLLSKDQAIEKTMKYYRQIFEHYLKPEFTGLLDTPVCH; the protein is encoded by the coding sequence ATGACAAAGACTCAAGACAGACTGAAAATTCGACAGCAGCGCACCATGACGTATTTCATCGAAGCCGCAAACCAGATCATCAAAGAAGAAGGCATTGAAGCTGTCACCATCCGAAAGACAGCCGATCTCGCCGGATACGCAAGCGCAACGCTGTACAACTACTTTGATAACCTGACACATCTTATTTTCCTCGCCACCATGAACTATCTGGAGGAGTACAACGCAGCCCTCCCCCAGCGCCTGACCGAGTGTGAAAACTCCGTGGAACGCTACATGGCAGTCTGCAAGTGTTTCTCGGAGTACGCCTACGAAGACCCAGAAATTTACGAACACCTGTTTTTCTCGCATGGCGACGAAAAGCTGGAAGAATACATGCACCAGTATTATGAGCTGTTCCCGGAGAAGGTCATTCTGGACTGGCCCGAACCCCTGAACAAAATTTTCCAGATCAACAACATCTATTCCCGCAGCTCCATGATGCTCACAGACTGTGTGAATGACGGATACATGACCGAAGACGCAGCCAAGGATTTCAACGAGGTCAACATGATGATCTTTAAGTGTATCCTGCAAGACGTCCGAGACGACCTCCTGTCCAAAGATCAGGCCATCGAAAAGACCATGAAATACTATCGACAGATCTTTGAACACTACCTCAAGCCAGAATTTACGGGGCTTCTCGACACCCCCGTCTGTCACTAA
- the caiT gene encoding L-carnitine/gamma-butyrobetaine antiporter, translating to MEPKKKSSVRIDPKVFFPSLIIVAVLCYLTIRDLDAANKVIGAVFHYVTFSWGWAFEWYMVFMLAGWCWLVFGPWKNNRLGDEEPEFSTPSWIFLMFASSTSAAVLFWGSYEAYCYVATPPFGFEPMSVTAQEYGLAYSLFHWGPMPWAGYGFFTVAFGYFLFVKKINVIRPSGTLVPLLGEKACNGLAGIIIDNMYIVALILAMGTSLGLATPLVTECIQWLFGVPHTLQLDATIIGCWIVFNAICVACGLQKGIKFASDLRSYLSIAVLLWILAIGATTFIFNYFTDSIGIMLNNFTRMLFYTDAIQGGGFPQGWTVFYWAWWVIYGIQTCIFLARISRGRSVREVCVGMVAGLTVSTWFMWTVLSGNTMSLIHQGVLNLPDLVAKYGAPRAVIETWAALPFSTLTISVFFVLCFVATVTLINACSYTLAMSTCTEADAYSEPPVWVRVGWSVLVGIIGVTLLALGGLKPLQTAIIAGGCPLFFVNLMIIASFIKDAKKRKW from the coding sequence ATGGAACCGAAGAAAAAATCATCTGTGCGGATTGATCCCAAAGTTTTCTTTCCGTCGCTCATCATCGTAGCCGTCCTGTGCTACCTGACAATTCGGGATCTGGATGCAGCAAACAAAGTTATTGGTGCTGTTTTCCATTACGTCACATTCTCCTGGGGATGGGCATTTGAGTGGTACATGGTCTTTATGCTTGCTGGCTGGTGCTGGCTTGTTTTTGGACCCTGGAAGAACAACAGACTTGGCGATGAAGAACCTGAGTTCAGCACTCCAAGCTGGATCTTCCTGATGTTCGCTTCGTCGACTTCTGCCGCAGTTTTGTTCTGGGGTTCGTACGAAGCATACTGCTACGTCGCAACGCCACCATTTGGCTTTGAGCCAATGTCTGTGACTGCGCAGGAGTATGGCCTTGCATACAGCCTGTTCCACTGGGGTCCAATGCCCTGGGCTGGCTACGGTTTCTTTACCGTTGCATTCGGCTACTTCCTGTTTGTCAAAAAAATCAACGTCATTCGCCCCAGCGGAACCCTTGTCCCGCTTCTTGGCGAGAAAGCCTGCAACGGTCTTGCCGGTATCATCATCGACAACATGTACATTGTGGCTCTGATTCTCGCCATGGGCACAAGCCTTGGTCTGGCAACTCCGCTCGTGACCGAGTGCATTCAGTGGCTGTTTGGTGTGCCGCATACCCTTCAGCTTGACGCCACTATCATTGGCTGCTGGATCGTCTTCAACGCCATTTGTGTTGCCTGCGGTCTTCAGAAGGGCATCAAGTTTGCCTCTGACCTTCGCAGCTATCTTTCCATTGCAGTGCTGCTCTGGATTCTTGCCATTGGCGCAACAACTTTTATTTTCAACTACTTCACCGACTCCATCGGCATCATGCTGAACAACTTCACCCGGATGCTGTTCTACACTGATGCTATTCAGGGCGGTGGATTCCCGCAGGGCTGGACCGTGTTCTACTGGGCATGGTGGGTCATCTACGGAATTCAGACCTGTATCTTCCTCGCACGTATTTCTCGTGGCCGTTCTGTCCGCGAAGTCTGCGTCGGCATGGTTGCTGGTCTGACTGTTTCCACCTGGTTCATGTGGACTGTGCTGAGTGGTAACACCATGAGCCTTATCCATCAGGGCGTTTTGAACCTCCCCGACCTGGTGGCCAAGTATGGTGCTCCGCGAGCCGTTATTGAAACATGGGCCGCTCTGCCGTTTAGCACGCTGACAATCTCTGTGTTCTTTGTCCTGTGCTTTGTCGCAACCGTTACCCTGATCAATGCCTGTTCCTACACTCTGGCTATGTCCACCTGTACCGAGGCTGACGCATACAGCGAACCTCCGGTCTGGGTCCGTGTTGGCTGGTCCGTGCTCGTGGGTATCATTGGTGTCACCCTGCTGGCTCTTGGTGGTCTGAAACCTCTTCAGACAGCCATTATCGCCGGCGGTTGCCCGCTCTTCTTTGTAAACCTCATGATCATTGCATCCTTCATCAAAGATGCCAAAAAGCGGAAGTGGTAG
- the caiA gene encoding crotonobetainyl-CoA dehydrogenase has product MDFKLTDEQELFVAGVRELMERENWEAYFADCDEKHEYPERWVKELADLGIDTMLLPEEHGGMEAGMVTLAAIWEELGRQGAPTYVLYQLPGFSTILREGTQEQIDKIFAFRGTGKQMWNSAITEPSAGSDVGSLKTTYTRKNGKVYLNGQKCFITSSGKCPYLVVMARDAESEKPVFSEWFVDMSLPGIKKNPLEKLGLRMDSCCEIVFDNVELEEKDMFGKEGNGFLRVKEEFDAERFLVACTNYGVAYCAFEDAAKYANQRVQFGEAIGRTQLIQEKFAHMAIKLNSMKNMIFESAWKCDNGTMTSGDAAMCKYFCANAAFDVVDNAMQVLAGYGVAGGHRVARFWRDLRVDRVSGGSDEMQILTLGRAVLKQYR; this is encoded by the coding sequence ATGGATTTTAAGCTGACAGACGAACAGGAACTTTTTGTTGCTGGTGTTCGCGAGCTGATGGAGCGCGAAAACTGGGAAGCATACTTCGCAGACTGCGACGAAAAGCATGAATATCCGGAACGCTGGGTCAAGGAACTTGCTGACCTCGGCATCGACACCATGCTGCTCCCCGAGGAGCACGGTGGAATGGAAGCAGGCATGGTGACTCTCGCAGCCATCTGGGAAGAGCTTGGCCGTCAGGGCGCTCCGACCTACGTCCTGTACCAGCTCCCCGGCTTTAGCACCATCCTGCGTGAAGGCACTCAGGAACAGATCGACAAGATTTTTGCTTTCCGTGGCACTGGCAAGCAGATGTGGAACTCCGCCATCACTGAGCCAAGCGCTGGCTCCGACGTTGGCAGCCTCAAGACCACCTACACCCGCAAAAACGGCAAGGTGTATCTGAACGGCCAGAAGTGCTTCATCACCAGTAGCGGCAAGTGCCCGTACCTCGTTGTGATGGCTCGTGACGCAGAGTCCGAAAAGCCTGTCTTCTCCGAGTGGTTTGTCGACATGAGCCTGCCCGGCATCAAAAAGAACCCTCTCGAGAAGCTTGGCCTGCGCATGGACAGCTGCTGCGAGATCGTTTTTGACAACGTCGAGCTGGAAGAAAAAGACATGTTCGGCAAGGAAGGCAATGGCTTCCTGCGCGTTAAGGAAGAGTTCGATGCAGAGCGTTTCCTCGTTGCATGCACCAACTACGGTGTTGCCTACTGCGCATTTGAAGATGCTGCCAAGTACGCAAACCAGCGCGTGCAGTTCGGTGAGGCTATTGGCCGCACCCAGCTCATTCAGGAAAAGTTTGCTCACATGGCTATCAAGCTGAACAGCATGAAGAACATGATCTTTGAGTCTGCATGGAAGTGCGACAATGGAACCATGACTTCTGGCGACGCTGCCATGTGCAAGTACTTCTGCGCAAACGCTGCTTTTGACGTTGTCGACAACGCCATGCAGGTCCTCGCTGGTTACGGCGTTGCAGGCGGCCACCGCGTTGCCCGCTTCTGGCGCGACCTTCGCGTTGACCGTGTTTCCGGTGGTTCCGACGAAATGCAGATCCTCACCCTCGGCCGCGCAGTTCTGAAACAGTACCGCTAG
- the caiB gene encoding L-carnitine CoA-transferase has protein sequence MSKKLFTPKFGPLSGLRVVFSGIEIAGPFAGQMFAEWGAEVIWIENTAYADTIRVQPHYPELSRRNLHALSLNIFKEEGREAFLKLMETTDIFIEASKGPAFAKRGITDEVLWERNKALVIGHLSGFGQYGTPEYTNLAAYNTIAQAFSGYLIQNGDKDQPMPAFPYTADYFSGMTVTTSALAALYKAQQTGVGESIDVAMYEVMLRMGQYYMMNYFNGGEVCPRMTKGKDPYWVGCGLYTCKDGYIVMELVGVNQIKEMFARMDISHLLGTEEFPDGTQLISRVDCPSGEFVEEKLDEYLSGKTIKEVQDLFAELHVACAKVLTIPELESNPQYIARDSITEWENIDGETCKGPNIMPKFKNNPCKIWRGMPKYGMDTADILGDLGYSEEQIKGLVDKGLAKVGKDAPAE, from the coding sequence ATGTCTAAAAAGCTGTTTACCCCCAAGTTTGGCCCGCTTTCCGGGTTGAGGGTTGTTTTCTCCGGTATTGAGATTGCTGGTCCTTTTGCAGGCCAGATGTTTGCCGAGTGGGGCGCTGAAGTTATCTGGATTGAGAACACTGCCTACGCAGACACAATCCGTGTTCAGCCTCACTACCCAGAGCTTTCACGCCGCAACCTCCATGCTCTGTCTTTGAATATCTTCAAGGAAGAGGGCAGAGAGGCGTTTTTGAAGCTCATGGAAACGACCGACATCTTCATCGAAGCCAGTAAAGGTCCCGCCTTTGCCAAGCGGGGCATCACCGATGAAGTGCTGTGGGAAAGAAACAAAGCCCTCGTTATCGGCCATCTGTCCGGCTTTGGTCAGTACGGCACCCCAGAGTACACCAACCTGGCTGCCTACAACACCATTGCTCAGGCTTTCAGTGGCTACCTGATTCAGAACGGTGACAAGGATCAGCCCATGCCCGCATTCCCGTACACTGCGGACTACTTCTCGGGCATGACTGTGACCACCTCCGCTCTGGCTGCGCTCTACAAGGCACAGCAGACTGGCGTTGGCGAAAGCATTGACGTCGCCATGTACGAAGTCATGCTTCGTATGGGCCAGTATTACATGATGAACTACTTCAACGGTGGAGAAGTCTGCCCCCGTATGACCAAGGGTAAAGACCCGTACTGGGTTGGCTGCGGTCTCTACACCTGCAAGGACGGCTACATCGTTATGGAGCTGGTCGGCGTGAATCAGATCAAGGAGATGTTCGCACGTATGGACATCAGCCATCTGCTTGGCACCGAAGAGTTCCCCGACGGCACACAGCTTATTAGCCGTGTTGATTGTCCTTCTGGCGAATTCGTTGAAGAAAAACTTGACGAGTACCTCTCTGGCAAGACCATCAAGGAAGTTCAGGACCTGTTTGCTGAACTCCATGTGGCCTGCGCCAAGGTGCTGACCATTCCTGAACTTGAGTCCAACCCGCAGTACATTGCCCGTGATTCCATCACTGAATGGGAGAACATTGACGGCGAAACCTGCAAGGGTCCGAACATTATGCCCAAGTTCAAGAACAATCCCTGCAAGATTTGGCGCGGAATGCCCAAATACGGCATGGATACTGCCGACATCCTGGGTGACCTTGGCTACTCCGAAGAGCAGATCAAGGGCCTCGTGGACAAAGGTCTGGCAAAAGTCGGAAAAGACGCTCCTGCTGAGTAA